The following nucleotide sequence is from Candidatus Woesearchaeota archaeon.
AAGCTCTAAAACCAATGGAACTATAAGCATCACAAAATTTTTTAATTCTCCTGTCTTCTTTTTTATTTTCAGCTGGATTGGTATGACGAGAAACTAAACTAAGTGCCTTACCAAAGTCATCTGAAGAAATTGTTACGCCTGAATAATCTGCTTCAACTAAACCTGAAAGAGCTTCAAAAGTATCCCTGCTTCCTGCTTTTCGAGCTGCTGCTCTTTGCAAAGCAAAATGTCCTGCGCGATTGCAAATTTCTGCTAATGCTGCAGGGGTGTAACCTTCAGTAGCTTGCGCTAATGCATGAATAGTAACCTCTGAAGCTAATGGCTTAGCCCGAGTGTGTATTGCTAAAATTGCATCGCGTATTTTAAGATCAGGTAATGGAACATGTAAGACATAACCAATTCTTCCAGGGCGCAAAAATCTATGATCAATTAAATAAGGATCATTAGTAGATCCTGATAATAAAATCCCTGAACGCTGTATCCCTGATAAATTATTCAACCAATTTGAAGTCGCAGCATGTTGTCCATCACTTGAACCATTAGCATCAAAAAGAAGTGCCTCAATATCGTCACAATGGATAATAACTTCAGCTCCGGATTTTTCCCTTAAATCCTCAATAGCTGCTAATATTGAACCTTCATCTTCTACACGATTAGGCCGTGAAAGTTGAGTGCGTTTATCTAAAACTAATTGCATTGCGCTTAAAGGAATAAATAATGTTTTATAATCACCTGTAGCAAGAGCTTCTGCAATAAGGGTTTTGCCTGTTCCTTTGACACCTGCTAAAACAACTGATTCAGGTTTGCAGCCAAAATAACGTGCAGCATCTTTATTATTTCCTGAAGCAAATAACGTCCATTTCATAAATTCTATAATTTCTTCAAGTCCTGCAATATCTTCTGAAGTTACTGCCCTTAATCCGATGCGTGATAAATCCCGGTATAAGGCGTAGATAAGATTTGCATAAGGATATGGTTTACCATGATTAAGAATGTAAGCTGTTTGAACAACACGCTGGGCAAAATCAAGTTCTCGTATATCATGCTGTTCCCTGATTTCTACTAATGCTCTACCATCATAAAGCCAGTTTCCATCTTTTGAGCGTTGAGAAGCTTGTTCTTTGGTAAGAAATTTTCTGCAAACCCATATTCCTGTTGAGCCTGCTTCTTGAAAACCCCAATCCTTAAGAAGATAACCAATAGTAGTTTCACTTACTCCTGCATTCCAAGTAACATACTTACTCGCTGGTCGTTTGCCACCAAGAGGGTGAGAACGACATTGAATTTTATTTGGAGCATGAATATATCTTGCTAAATCTTCTAAAGCATCCATCTGCTCCTCAGTTATTCTTGGAAGATCCCAGTGTGCAATATGCCTGTATTGAAGATATCTATCTTGACCTTCTGATCGAGATTTGCTTACTAAAGGACAACTCAAAGCATCAGGTCTTAATCCACCAATGCTATCAATAGCAGAATAAATAATACGATATATAGTTTGCAATACCTCTAGTTTATGAGGATCTAAAACAGTTAAAAGTGGATTGCTTTCATATCCCATACCCAAAGGGAGATTAACTATTATTTAAAAAATAGCATTAATTATGTAACTACTAAATTAAGACAATTATAATAACTTACATTTTATAAACGAAATAATCATCCCAAAATTAAAAAGTAGCTGAAAAGGCAATGCTATGCCCCTTGAAAAAGTCATTAAACGGAATGGTGAAACTGTAGTTTTTGATCCAAAAAAGATCACAGATGCATTGTACAAAGCAGCGCAAGCTATTGGAGGAACTGATGAAGAGCTCTCTAAAGCATTAACAAAAAAGATTGTAGCAAAGATAGAAGAATTATTTCCTGACAAAATCCCCCATGTTGAAGATGTTCAGGATGTTGTTGAGCGTGTTTTAATAGAAGACAATCATGTAAAAACAGCAAAAGCATATATTTTGTATAGGGAACGCCAAAAAAATATCCGGGAGGTAAAACAGTCATTAGTAGGAGGATATGTTGATAAGCGCTTTACTATTAATGCATTAAAAATTCTCAAAGAACGATTATTAATGAAAAAAGAAGATGGCGCTGTTGAAACGCCTGAAGATATGTTTAGAAGAGTAGCAAAAGAAATAGCAAAAGCAGATAAACAATATGATAATGAGCCAAACCTGAAAGAAACTGAAGATAAGTTTTTCGAGTGTTTAAACAAGCTTGATTTTTTGCCAAACTCGCCCTGCTTAATGAACGCAGGAACCAAAAATCAGCAGTTAATTTCATGCTATGTCCTACCAATTGAAGACAGCACTGAAAGTATTTATACAACATTAAAAAATGCTGCAATGGTG
It contains:
- a CDS encoding ATP-binding protein, whose protein sequence is MGYESNPLLTVLDPHKLEVLQTIYRIIYSAIDSIGGLRPDALSCPLVSKSRSEGQDRYLQYRHIAHWDLPRITEEQMDALEDLARYIHAPNKIQCRSHPLGGKRPASKYVTWNAGVSETTIGYLLKDWGFQEAGSTGIWVCRKFLTKEQASQRSKDGNWLYDGRALVEIREQHDIRELDFAQRVVQTAYILNHGKPYPYANLIYALYRDLSRIGLRAVTSEDIAGLEEIIEFMKWTLFASGNNKDAARYFGCKPESVVLAGVKGTGKTLIAEALATGDYKTLFIPLSAMQLVLDKRTQLSRPNRVEDEGSILAAIEDLREKSGAEVIIHCDDIEALLFDANGSSDGQHAATSNWLNNLSGIQRSGILLSGSTNDPYLIDHRFLRPGRIGYVLHVPLPDLKIRDAILAIHTRAKPLASEVTIHALAQATEGYTPAALAEICNRAGHFALQRAAARKAGSRDTFEALSGLVEADYSGVTISSDDFGKALSLVSRHTNPAENKKEDRRIKKFCDAYSSIGFRA